The Bacteroidota bacterium genomic sequence TGGTTTACGATACAGCAAGCTCTGTAACAATAGACTACATGATAGTGAAAAGCCTCACTATCGACCAGTGGATTTCTCCGGTCTCAGCCTGCGGATTGGATGATAGCGTTGAAATAAAAATATCATTGACAAATACAGGGATTTATCCTGAAACCGAAGCATTTTATTTAAGTTATACTCTCGATTCAGGACAAAATTATTCAGCAACTGAAACACTAACAAGTCCGATACACTACAATCAATCAATAATATATACATTTGAAAATTTAGCGGAATTTGATTCTATCGGTGAAATGTGGCATTATTCTGCCGCGATAGCCGGAATTGACATTTTAGCATTTGATTCGTTAGAAAATTTTGCAATAGATACTACTTTAGAAATCTATACAAATTTATCCGATTTATATTGCGATTATGACTCTCTTGATAGAATGCTTACAGGCTTGCACGATGAAGACAGTGCAGTTTTCTACGGAGTTGCAGTATATCGCGATTTTATAGACGAAGACTCTACTTTCAGTTCGGAAGATTCAATCCGGGACTATTACTTTAATCCCGATGATGCTTATAATGGTTTTCATACCATTTATTATACAACACCAAGAAATACTGCCACACAATGCTTTTCAAAAATTAGTAAGGATATTGAGATTGTTTGGGGTTTAAATGCAGATTACAGAATGTCAAGCAACACTTTTTGCGAAGGAGAAGAATTAGAAATATCCTATGCCTCAAGATATGATACCATATATTGGTTAACTCCCGATTCAATACTACTTTCCGATAATGCTTTTCTTACAGTTGACTCTATTCTTTTTAAGGAAATAGATTCTCTTTTGATTAAAGTTAATGAACGTGGTTGTTGGGATAGAGCAAATCAACAGTTTCCTGAAATTTATCCTCCTTTTCATATTAAACCATTCGGTAACGATACTTTTGTAAATGCTTCATCTGATATTACATTATCAGTGCAAAATAGCGTATATGACAGATACTTATGGTACGATGGAGAAACTACCTCAACAAATATATTCTATAGTGATAGCATTGGAACATATGGATATAGTATATACTGGGTTGAAGCCAGAGACAATGTTAATGATTGTTGGTATCGAGATACTTTTTTGTTAAGAAGAGTTACAAACCAAGACATCCACCTCCGCGATGGCTGGGGCATCTTCTCCACATACCTCGAACCTTTAGAAAACAATTTCGATTCTATTTTTGCAGAATTGGATACTAATCTTCTTGAAGTTGCTGATGAGTATGGGAACAAATATTATCCTGATAGTATTACTAATGACTTGGATAGTATCACTATTGGCGAAGCATATGAAATTAATGTTGAAGATGCTGATACTTTGACAATTACGGGTTTGCCGATAATCCCTGAGGAGACAGAATTGTTGATTGATTCAGGTTGGAGCATGATAGGATATCTAAAACAATATGAGCTTGGTGTTGATGATATTTTTGGTTATATGTTAGAAGATACTGTAGAAATGATTAAAGATGAAATTGGACTTATATATTGGAAAGAATTTAACATTGATCAAATCGGTGATATGAATCCCGGAAAAGGATATGAGATATCTACAGCAGTCGAAGAGTTTTTCTCATATCCCCCAAATATTCCAAGTTTAAAGTATTATTCAGATTTTAAGAATCCACATCATTTTAAAAACGTTTCTATTTCTAACAATAATATGGCATTGGGAATTCCATATAATTCTTGGGCAATATTGCTGGAGATTGGCGATGAGATTGGAGTTTTTACCCAAGATAATGTTTTAGTTGGCTCAATTGTTTATACCGAGAAAAGCATGGGTATCACTGTTAGAGGGGATATTTCGACCACATTTGATTTAATAGAAGGATTGAGTTTAAATGAAGAACTTAAAATAAAATTATGGAAAAAGAACAAAAACTTAGAATATACAATAAAAGTTAATAAATGGGAGGAAGGAGACGGAAAATATATACCCAATAAAATTGCAATTGTTGCTGATTTTGAGATTTTGCCATATTCACAAGAATTTTCATTTATATCCAACCATCCAAATCCATTTTCCGATTTAACATATATTCAGTTTTATAGTCCAACTGAAGAAACTGTTTCATTAGAGGTTTTCGATTTGCATGGAAGAAGTGTTGTTCCAAACCAAATAATAAATTGTATTTCAGGAAATAATAAGATTATTGTAGATGCAAAGCATTTTGTATCTGGCATTTATGTAGGAGTGCTGAGGTCAGCAAATAATCAAATTAATTTTAAACTTAACTGCATAAAATAAAAGCCATGAAAAATATATTTATAATTATCACAATCTTACTAATATTTACAAGTAATATCATCTCTCAAACAAGCATTAACTGGCTAAACACTGGAGCTGGTACAAAAGACAATAGTGGAGCTGACTTAGCCATCGACAATGATGGGAATGTTTTTGTAACAGGAAAATATTTTGGAACTGTTCAATTTAATGATTCCGTACTTGCTACTTTAAATGACTTTTATTCCGATATTTTTCTAATTAGATACAATGATTATGGAACAATTGAGTGGGTTGAAAAAGCCGGAGTGGACTATAAAGATGACAAAGCATTAAGTATCAGTATTGATGAAACTGATGCGTTATATATTAGCGGAACATATTGCTATGGTGCATTGTTTGGTGATACCATTTTATATACAAATTCGGGAGGTTGGATTGAAGAAGGTTTTGTTGCAAGATATAGCAAGTCAGGTAGTTTTTTGAAAGCAATAACTCTAAACTCTTCTGACATTGCCTTATATGG encodes the following:
- a CDS encoding T9SS type A sorting domain-containing protein translates to ISAGDTIGLFYYDTIGVLRCCGYTEFDGTGDTINASGIDSGAIMKCIILDDSQEQFYIPTVYKNSVTLDLVYDTASSVTIDYMIVKSLTIDQWISPVSACGLDDSVEIKISLTNTGIYPETEAFYLSYTLDSGQNYSATETLTSPIHYNQSIIYTFENLAEFDSIGEMWHYSAAIAGIDILAFDSLENFAIDTTLEIYTNLSDLYCDYDSLDRMLTGLHDEDSAVFYGVAVYRDFIDEDSTFSSEDSIRDYYFNPDDAYNGFHTIYYTTPRNTATQCFSKISKDIEIVWGLNADYRMSSNTFCEGEELEISYASRYDTIYWLTPDSILLSDNAFLTVDSILFKEIDSLLIKVNERGCWDRANQQFPEIYPPFHIKPFGNDTFVNASSDITLSVQNSVYDRYLWYDGETTSTNIFYSDSIGTYGYSIYWVEARDNVNDCWYRDTFLLRRVTNQDIHLRDGWGIFSTYLEPLENNFDSIFAELDTNLLEVADEYGNKYYPDSITNDLDSITIGEAYEINVEDADTLTITGLPIIPEETELLIDSGWSMIGYLKQYELGVDDIFGYMLEDTVEMIKDEIGLIYWKEFNIDQIGDMNPGKGYEISTAVEEFFSYPPNIPSLKYYSDFKNPHHFKNVSISNNNMALGIPYNSWAILLEIGDEIGVFTQDNVLVGSIVYTEKSMGITVRGDISTTFDLIEGLSLNEELKIKLWKKNKNLEYTIKVNKWEEGDGKYIPNKIAIVADFEILPYSQEFSFISNHPNPFSDLTYIQFYSPTEETVSLEVFDLHGRSVVPNQIINCISGNNKIIVDAKHFVSGIYVGVLRSANNQINFKLNCIK